The sequence below is a genomic window from Halosolutus gelatinilyticus.
GAGGTCGGCTTCGCGAGCCTCGCGCTCGTCGCCTGGCGCCGGGACGGCTACCCCGGTCTCGCGCTGGTTCGGGCCGGCGTCGTCCGCGCACGGCGACCGACGAGCTAGGCGCTCCGTCCGATCGCCTACGCCAAGTTCGCTCATTGTGTCTGTTCCGAGTACTCTCGAAACGGAAATCAATCGACTACTCTTCAGGCTGTTCGAGGTCGCTTGCCGCCAGTTCTCCGTTGAGATAGGCGAATCCTCGATCTGTAATCCGATAGTAGCCGCGTTTCTCGTCGATCTTTTCGAGCAATTCGGCATTCGAAAGCACGTTCATCCGCCGGGAGATCGTATTCTGGCTTCGATCTAAGACGCCGAGTTCCGCTACAAGATTGTACCACACGGCGGTCGGCGGAAGTGCAATTCGGTGGCCCGTGTCGGTTTCTAACTCCTGCAAGTACTCCAGAATCGCGTCGTCCGCCTCGTTCATCCACGAGACACGGGCTCGCATATCCCGGAGGTTGATTGTCCGGTGATTAACTGCATCGGACCGATCGCTTCTTGGACCATATGATCCAAATATGGGTCATATACACTAG
It includes:
- a CDS encoding transcriptional regulator, with the translated sequence MRARVSWMNEADDAILEYLQELETDTGHRIALPPTAVWYNLVAELGVLDRSQNTISRRMNVLSNAELLEKIDEKRGYYRITDRGFAYLNGELAASDLEQPEE